GCGTAGAACTTCTCCGGCTCGCCGATCGGCGGCAGGGGAGGCAAGGCGTGAACCTTCATGTCATCCGCCGGCGGCGTGTCGAGCGGGTTCTCGACCCCGTGCATCGATTCGACCAGCGAGACGCCGAACGCGGTGCCGCTAAGCGATTCATCAAGGTCGGTTTGGTCCGACATGTCTTTGACGCGTGCCATGGGTCCCATCCTGGGAAGAGGGTGCGGTTGGTTTCATTCCGCGAGGCGGAACGACTGCAATGACATCGGCCATACTGGGCGGAATCCCCAGTCACAAAACCCGTGAGGTGCCCGATCGGCACGTCCGGTCGCTGATGACCCTGTAATCTTACAAATATTCTTCCCGGTTCACAACCGAAACTCGCGCATCCGGGACTACTCACATCGCGACCGGGCGGCGGTAAACGGCCCGGAAACGACGCTTTGGAGGCGTTTCGCCATCGAAAAAGTCGTCGAATCGCTCCCGCGTGAGTCCCCGGCGTTCGAACACCGCCAGATCGTCCGCCGTGAGCGGCATCGGCATCGTGCCCTCCGGCTCGCTTTCGTCGCGTCCCCGGCACAAGGCGAACACCAGCCCGCCCGGGCGGGCGAAGTCCGCGATGTTGCACGCCGCCGTGAATCGCATCGCGCCACGCAGCGTTTGCAGCGTGTAGATTTCCACGATCAGGTCGTTGCGGCCGCGGTAAGTCCGCGGTGGGTCCAGCAGATCGGCCACCTCGTATTGCACCGGCGAGTCGGGGAACCGCTCGCGGCAACGGTGGATGGCCGAGCGGCTGATGTCGAACGCCGTGACGTCGAACCCGCGCTGTGCGAGCAGTTCAGCGTCGTCGCCCAGTCCGCAACCGATGACCAAAGCTCTGCCCGTCAGCGGGGCGGTCTCATCGAGCCATTCGACGAACATGGGGTTCGGTTTGCCGTCGGCCCAGGGGATATCCGCGTCCGACTTGGCCGTGGCGTAGAGCGGCTCGAACCAGCCGACCTCGTCGCCAGCCACGCGTGCCGCATCGACGAGTTTCTCCACACGTTCACGCGGGTCGGACATGCTTCACAATAGCGCCGCCGACTGCCGGCCGGTAAGCGTTGGCGTCCGTTGTCGCTGACGCGTCGGCCTCACGGTTCCTCATTTCACCGGCGAGCCGTTACGCTCACAGCATGTCCGAACCGCTCGGCGAGCTTTGTATCGTTCTTCACGGCCACCTTCCCTACGTCCTGCACCATGGCAGCTACCCACACGGGGAGTTCTGGTTGTACGAAGCGGCGGCGGAAACCTACCTGCCCATTCTCGACTTCATCGGCGAAGCGGCGCTCGGCGGGGTACGGCCGGCGATCACGATGGGGTTGATGCCGGTGCTGCTGGAGCAGCTTGCACACGAACGGTTCAAGACCGGGTTCGTCGAGTACCTGCACGGCCGGATCGGTCGGGCCGAGAGCGATCGGAAGGAGTTCGAGGCCAAGAACGAGATGCACTTCGCGTATCTCGCGCAGCGGTGGGAAGAGTGGTACGCGACCAAGCTGGAGCACTTCGAGCGGATCAACCGTGACATCCCCGGCGAGTTCGCGGCGCGTTTCAGGGAAGGCCACATCCAAGTGCTCACGTCGAATGCGACGCACTGCTACATGCCGCTGGTGCTCAACGACGAGATGCTCACGGCCCAGATGAAGGCCGGCGTAGCGACGAGCGAGAAGCACCTCGGCAAGAAGCCGACCGGCATGTGGTTGCCCGAATGCGCGTACCGCCCTGCGTGGGATCACTGGCTGCCGAGCGTGCTTTACGACAACGCCCGCAGTCGACCGGGGATCGAGAAGTTCATCGCGGCGGCCGGGGTGAACCACTTCTTCGTCGACAGTCACCAGCTCGAAGGCGGCAAGCCGCTGGGGTACATGGAAGCCGGCAACTTCCACGCCGTCGGCGACGACCCGAGCTACTGGGACCAACGCCGCGGCTGGCGGAACACGCTCGAACCGGTCGGCGTCGCGAGCCATGCGGAGAAGCCGGACGTGTTCGCCTTCGGCCGACACCCGCAGGTTTCCGAGCAGGTCTGGTCCAGCGATCTGGGGTACCCTGGTGCCGGCGAGTACTTGGAGTTCCACCGCAAGTACGGCGAGCGCGGACTTCGCTATCACAAGGTCACGAGCCGAAAGACGGCACTCTCCGACAAGGACCCGTACTACCCCGACGACATCCCCGGCAAGCTGCACGAGCATGCCCATCATTTCCTCGACACGGTCAAGGGCGTTCTCGCCGAGCACCGCGA
This sequence is a window from Planctomycetota bacterium. Protein-coding genes within it:
- a CDS encoding class I SAM-dependent methyltransferase: MSDPRERVEKLVDAARVAGDEVGWFEPLYATAKSDADIPWADGKPNPMFVEWLDETAPLTGRALVIGCGLGDDAELLAQRGFDVTAFDISRSAIHRCRERFPDSPVQYEVADLLDPPRTYRGRNDLIVEIYTLQTLRGAMRFTAACNIADFARPGGLVFALCRGRDESEPEGTMPMPLTADDLAVFERRGLTRERFDDFFDGETPPKRRFRAVYRRPVAM
- a CDS encoding 1,4-alpha-glucan branching protein domain-containing protein, with the translated sequence MSEPLGELCIVLHGHLPYVLHHGSYPHGEFWLYEAAAETYLPILDFIGEAALGGVRPAITMGLMPVLLEQLAHERFKTGFVEYLHGRIGRAESDRKEFEAKNEMHFAYLAQRWEEWYATKLEHFERINRDIPGEFAARFREGHIQVLTSNATHCYMPLVLNDEMLTAQMKAGVATSEKHLGKKPTGMWLPECAYRPAWDHWLPSVLYDNARSRPGIEKFIAAAGVNHFFVDSHQLEGGKPLGYMEAGNFHAVGDDPSYWDQRRGWRNTLEPVGVASHAEKPDVFAFGRHPQVSEQVWSSDLGYPGAGEYLEFHRKYGERGLRYHKVTSRKTALSDKDPYYPDDIPGKLHEHAHHFLDTVKGVLAEHRDKTGRRGTVVASFDAELFGHWWFEGPKFLRDVILAAASDPYVNLATTEEIIDRKHPDKVARLPEGSWGENGDHTVWMNNTVRWVWETEYRAEGTFLKNLHALPWKEKPAVKELMEKAGRQLLLLQASDWPFVIHTGGAVDYGTFRVSGHATRFNRLVDLAEAVNEGRTLSKFEQVQIDEADAHDDIFHEIDLSWWL